The DNA segment TCTTCACCAGCGGCTCGCGCAGGTCCGACTGCAGGCTCGACAGGCCGAGACCGAACAGCACCGAGAAGAAGATGATCGGCAGCATTTCACCGCGGGCCATGGCCGCGAAGATATTCGACGGGATCAGGTTGAGAATGGTCTCGATGAACGCATGTTCATGCTGCACTTCGGCGGCGGTCGCCTGGTACTTGGAGATATCCACCGTGCCCAGGGTGCTCATGTCGATGCCGGTGCCCGGATGGAACACGTTGGCCAACACCAGGCCGACAACGATGGCGATGGTGGTGACAATTTCGAAATAGATGATGGTTTTGAGACCGATACGCCCGAGCTTTTTGGCGTCGCCGACGCCGGCGATGCCGACGATCAGCGACGAAATGACAATCGGGATCACGATCATCTTGATCAGACGGATAAAGATATCGCCTGCCGGTTGCAGGACGTTGCTGATCCACCAGGCCTTCTCGGCGCTGAAGTGGTTGAGCAACGCACCCAGTGCAATCCCCAGAACCAGACCGATGAGGATCTGCCAGGCGAGGCTGATTTTTGCCTTCTTCATTATCTTTACCCTTACTTGCGTTTGTCTCAGGCACATGCAGGAACTGGAACGCTGATCAGCGGAAAAGTCTGTGCATCTGCCTCCGTATAAGGTGCCCCGAATCGCGTGTTTACGGCTCTTCGGCAGGCGAAAAAAGGCGCAACTATTCCGATGCAAGGTTGCGCCGTCTAATGCCGTAAACGCCTACCCTATGCCGAATCGGCATGAGCTTTTTCAATTGAAACTGGCGTCCCAACCGGTTCGATTGTGACATTTCAGCCGGCATAAGTGCCGTGAACCGGCCATTCCAGCGTAGATTGGTCGATTCGCGAGGGAAAAATATCGGCAGAGATTTTGCGAAAAAGCCTACGTGGGGAGACTAGAAGTCCCACTGTTTAAACGGTTTCTTTGTCGATATACGGTCGTCAGGAAACACCGCGTAATATTTACACGCGCAGTGTCGACGATAAAAAGGCTGTGAAGGGCGCGCTGGGTCAAGCTTTTTGCGGGTGGCGAAGCTCAGCGCAAGTCCGTCGAGCCATGATTGGCCGACGAACCTGCGACGCAGCTTTTACCTGCCCTGACCCGGCCCTTGCGCAGGCACTCCCTGTACCCGTAGGTCACTCCGACCCTGCAACAGTCAGAACGTCCCGGCCCCCTGGTCATGCACCGACCCTCCTCGGGTGGGCGCAATGGAAAGCAGCAGGGCTGCTGCCTTCATGTTCGAATCAGTACCACTTCGGATCTTTCTTCAGGGTTTCCATCAGCAGATCCTGCATACCCTGGTCAGGCTTGCCGAAGAAGCGGTAGGTAGCGTGTCGCGTCGGCGACTTGTCCTGCGGCAGACCTTCCGGTACATCGACCAGCATGGCGTAGGCGTCGTCCTTGTCGAAGCTGAAGGCGACGATCAAGCGATGGTTCAGGCACTTGTCCTGATTTTCGCAGAGCGGGCCCACCAGATACTTGTCGCCGTCTTCAGTGACGGCATGCATCTGTTGCTCCGAAGTGCCGGAGAGGTTGATGACCCATTCCGGTACACGCTCTTCCTTTTTGATCACGCTTTCCCAGGTCTCACGATACTGCTCATCGGCAGCGAGCAGTTCGTTGACCCGGGTCTGGCCGTCATTGGCCGCCATCGCCATGGCACTGCCGCCCAGAAGCAGGGCGGCGGCCAGCGTCTTCAAGACTGTCATTGTTAACCTCGGCCGCGACGGCCAAAGAAGAAGGAAGCGATGAACATCACCAGGAACACGACAAAGAGAATCTTGGCGATACCCGTGGCGGTGCCCGCGATACCACCGAAGCCCAGTACGGCGGCGATGATGGCAATGATCAAGAATGTAATTGCCCAGCTCAACATGGTGATTCTCCTTACTTCTCTATTTAGGGGTGTTACGTGTTCCGGCGCGGCGCGCCCGAATCGGTTTTAGCGAATCAGAAAACCCAACGTTCTTCGCGAGGCAGTTGATCGAGCGGTTGTGCCTGATCGACTTCCATCATGCGCATCGTGGCGCGCTCGTCCTGAGTGCTGCTGACGGCGCTGAAATGACTCTGCGTCGCATGCTGCATCGACACCAATGGCGCTTCCGGCTGCTGGCTGTTTTCCCAGCGCAGGTATTGCTGGCAGGCGATCAGGGTGATCAGCAGCGCCAGCACAGCGAACAGACCTTGCTGGATATGCAGTGGCGAGAGACGCATGTGGGCGGCACGTGGGCGAGTCATCCTGGGTTCCTCACTCTTGTTCGATTGGGGCAGTGCTGATCTGCCCGGGCTGAAACAGTTATTGCAGCCTGCATGCCAGTTTTTGGATGTTTAAAATCCCCTTTAAAATCAACAAGTTATAGATATTCGAAAAAGCCCTGGCGACGCATCCTGCACGATGGGGTTAACCAGCGTCGTGCGGATTGCACGATTATTTCGTAGGAGATTTCGGTCTTACGGAATGAAGAGCATGCCGCAGATGTCAGAGATGTACGCAGGACAAGCCCTGCAAAACCGTGGCAGATTAAAAAATCAACAAAATCAACGTATTGGCCGTATCGGCTGGAGAGGGCTACCCTCCTATGGCTTGCATCGTTCAGAATAAACCATGCAACTTGCCCGATTTTTCCGGGACTAACCCAAGACCAATCACTATGGAGCGTAGGAAAAATGGAATCTGCCACTGAGCATCAAGGCCGCATTCTGCTGGTGGACGACGAATCCGCCATCCTGCGTACCTTCCGTTATTGCCTCGAAGACGAAGGTTATACGGTGGCCACCGCCAACAGCGCGGCTCAGGCCGAGGCATTGCTGCAACGTCAGGTGTTCGATCTGTGCTTCCTTGATTTGCGTCTGGGTGAAGACAACGGTCTCGATGTGCTGGCGCAGATGCGTGTCCAGGCGCCTTGGATGCGCGTTGTCATCGTCACCGCGCATTCGGCTGTCGACACTGCGGTGGATGCCATTCAGGCGGGCGCGGCGGATTATCTGGTGAAACCGTGCAGCCCCGACCAGTTGCGTCTGGCCACCGCCAAGCAACTGGAAGTGCGTCGACTGTCGGCACGCCTCGAAGCGCTCGAAGGCGAAATCCGCAAACCCAAGGACGGCCTCGACTCCCACAGCCCGGCAATGAAAGTCGTACTCGAGACGGCTCGCCAGGTCGCTAGCACCGATGCCAACATTTTGATTCTCGGCGAGTCCGGTACGGGTAAGGGTGAGTTGGCCCGCGCCATTCATGGTTGGAGCAAGCGCGAGAAGAAATCCTGCGTAACCATTAACTGCCCGTCGCTGACCGCCGAGCTGATGGAGAGCGAACTGTTCGGCCACAGCCGCGGCGCCTTTACCGGCGCCAGCGAAAGCACCCTTGGCCGGGTCAATCAGGCTGACGGCGGTACTCTGTTTCTCGACGAGATCGGCGATTTTCCCCTGACATTGCAGCCGAAGCTGCTGCGTTTTATCCAGGACAAGGAATACGAGCGCGTAGGCGACCCGGTCACCCGCCGCGCCGATGTGCGGATTCTGGCGGCGACCAACCTGAACCTCGAAGATATGGTTCGCGACGGACGCTTCCGTGAAGACCTGCTCTATCGCCTCAATGTCATCACGCTGCATCTGCCGCCACTGCGTGAGCGCGCCGAGGACATCCTGACTCTGGCCGACCGCTTCCTGGCGCGTTTCGTCAAAGAATATGCGCGCCCGGCGCGTGGTTTCAGTGACGAGGCCCGCGAGGCGCTGCTCGGCTACCGTTGGCCCGGCAACATCCGTGAGCTGCGCAACGTGGTCGAGCGGGCCAGCATCATTTGCCCGCAGGAACGTGTGGAAATCAGCCACCTCGGCATGGCCGAGCAACCGGCCAACAACGCGCCACGGGTCGGCGCCGCGCTGAGCCTCGACGAACTGGAAAAAGCTCATATCGGCGCCGTTCTCGCCACCGCCGGCACCCTCGACCAAGCCGCCAAGACCCTGGGTATCGACGCTTCGACCCTGTATCGCAAGCGCAAGCAGTACAACCTGTGAGCGCCCGACGATGAAACTGGCGATGAAGTTGCGGACCCGTTTGTTCCTGAGCATCTCCGCACTGATCACCGTGGCCTTGCTCGGGTTGCTGCTCGGGCTGGTTAGCGTGATGCAGATGGCCGGAACACAAGAAGCATTGGTGCGCAGCAACTTCGTCACCCTTGAGCTGGGGCTCAAGTTGCGACAGACCTTGGGCGATCAACTGATCATCATGCTCGCGGAAAAGCCTGATCCCGTCGCGTTCGAGGCCTCCAAACAGCATTACTTCCAGTTGCTCGACGAAGGCATCGCCAAGGAGCAGCACGATAAAGAGCGCCAGTACGGCTTCAGCCAGGCCAAGGCCGACTACCTGAGTTTCCTGCAAGCCTTCGACCTGTCGCGTGACCCGAGCAACACCGCAAGCTCCAGCGCCGATTTCCGAGAGCGCTTCAATATTCTGCGCAACGGGCTGATCACCGAACACAAACACGCACTGGATAAAATCAACGGCGTACAGAACGACGCGCGTGATCGCGCCCTGTTGATCGCCGGCCTGCTCGGGCTGGTCGGGCTTGCCGTACTGATTATCGGATTTGTCACGGCCCACGGTGTGGCCCGGCGTTTTGGCGCGCCGATCGAAGCGCTGGCGCAAGCGGCGGACGAAATCGGCAAAGGCAAATACGACGTGACTCTGCCGGTGTCCTCGTCTCTGGAACTGAATCAGCTGACCAAACGTTTCGGTCAGATGGCCGAGGCCTTGCGCGAGCACCAGGCGACCAACGTCGATGAACTGCTGGCCGGGCAGCAACGCCTGCAGGCGGTCCTCGACAGCATCGATGACGGCTTGTTGATGATTGATCGCCAAGGGCAACTGGAGCACCTCAATCCGGTCGCGCAGCGCCAACTGGGTTGGGAAGACGACCGTCTCGGCCAAGGCCTGGGCACCGCCCTCGGCCGACCTGAGCTGGATGCGCAGCTGCAACTGGTGTTGCGCGGCGGCACGCTTGAGCGCGCGCCAGACGATCTGAGCATCGAAGTCGACGGCGAATCACGTTTGCTCACCTACAGCCTGACGCCGGTCAGCCATACCCAAGGGCACATCCTTGGCGCGGTGATGGTGCTGCACGATGTCACCGAGCAGCGTGCGTTCGAGCGAGTGCGCAGCGAGTTTGTCCTGCGCGCCTCCCATGAATTGCGCACGCCGGTCACCGGCATGCACATGGCGTTCGGCCTGTTCCGTGAGCGAGCGAAATTCCCTGAAGAGTCGCGCGAAGCGGACTTGCTCGACACGGTCAACGAAGAAATGCAGCGCTTGATGCAGTTGATCAACGACCTGCTCAACTTCTCGCGCTACCAGAACGGTTTGCAGAAACTCACACTCGCACCGTGTTCCATCGAAGACTTGCTGGAACAGGCGCAACTGCGATTCGCCGAGGCGGCAGAGGCTAAAGGCATTGCCTTGAAGGTCGAAGTGCAGGGGCCATTGCCACGCTTGCAGGCCGATCAGGCGCAACTGGAGCGGGTCCTCGACAACCTGATCGACAATGCCTTGCGTCACACCGCCCGCGACGGGCAAATTCGCTTGCAGGCGCGTCGGCACGGCGAGCGGGTGATCATCAGTGTCGAAGACAACGGCGAAGGCATCGCCTACGGCCAGCAAGGGCGAATCTTCGAACCGTTTGTGCAGGTCGGTCGCAAGAAGGGCGGCGCCGGGCTCGGGCTGGCGCTGTGCAAGGAAATTGTCCAGCTGCACGGCGGCCGCATGGGCGTGTATTCGCGGCCGGGGCAGGGCACGCAGTTTTATATGGCCCTGGCCGTTTAGGCACTGTCGAAACTTCCTGGGCGTGTTCAGGCTTCATCGTCCATGCGCCGCCCGACGAGGCGACGGCCACGGGTGATCAGTTCTATGAACTGCACCGCGCTCAATGCATGAGCGAACAGCCAGCCCTGGCCGAACTTTACCCCCTCACTGCTGAGCAATTGCGCTTGCGATTCCAGCTCGATGCCTTCGGCAATCACTTTCAGATCCAGTGCCTGGGCCATATGAATGATATGCGGCGCGACGCCGCTGCTCGCCGCGTCATGACCGAGTGCGTCGATGAACGCCTTGTCGATTTTCAGACAATCCACAGGCAATGTTTGCAGATAGGCGAGGCTGCAATAGCCGGTGCCGAAATCGTCGATCAGGACCTGATGGCCGACATCGCGCAAGGCTTGCAGGTTTTCCCGCGCCACTACCACATCGATCAGGCCGCGCTCAGTCACTTCGAAGGCAATCTGCCGCGCCGCGACCCGGTGCAAGGTCAGCAGGCGCGCCATGACCTGGCCTACGCGCGGCACCATCACGTCGCAGGCGGCGAGGTTAACCGAGATATAAAGCTGCGGATTGGCCCGCAATAACTGTCCCAGTTGCTCCAGCAAGCGCTGCAGGACGAAGTCGGTCATCTGCCGAATCTGCCCGGTGTTTTCTGCCATCGGTATAAACAGGTCGGGGCTGGTCAGCGTGCCGTCCGGTCGCCGCCAGCGCAGCAGGGCTTCGGCGCCCACGCAGTTGCGGCTGTCGAGATCAAAGATCGGTTGGTAGAGCACCTGCAACTCACCGCGCCGAATCGCGCCGTGCAACTCGGCGTCGAGCGACTGGCGCTGGCGCACCAGCAAGAACACGCAAAAGCCGACGAAGGCGCCGAGCACCACGCACAGCGGAATCACCCACCACCATACGACGGGAATGTGCATGCCGGTGCGTGGCGCGATCAACACCAGCTGATATTCCGGGTTGTCGGTGGGCATGCGGTAGATCAGGCGGGTTTGCGTGACTTGCAAGGCTGCGCTGGCTTTCAGCGGCCACGGTTCGGTTGGCGGCCATGCCTGCGCCTGGCCCAGCACCGGGATGGCCCGAGTGCCGTGATCGAGTACTACCAGCAGGCTGCTCCCGGGCGACAGGTCGACCATGTCGGTGAGGTGCCCGCGCGAGGTAGCCACGCGGAAATTGCCGCGCCCGAGCATCAGCGCCGCGCGGTTTTCATCAGGTTCTGTGGTGGTGTTCAGCCAATAGCTGTAAGTCGGGCCTGTGATATCCGGCGCGCGAGCACTCGACAGGCCTTCCTGACGTGGGCGGTTGGAGCAAGTGCGCGAGGCGTCCATGTAGGCCGCTTCATACACGAAGCGATAGTTAAAGGTGACCTGTTGCAGAGTGGCGATCATTTCATCGTCGCAGCTGCGCAATGGCTGAGCTTCAAGATCGTCGAGGCTTTCGCGCAACTGGCCGAACAGTTGTTCCAGGCGCACCAGAAAACGCTCGCCCTGGGCGTTCATTTCCTGGCTTTCATTCTGCTCGACTTGACGCATCGCCACGAACATTCCGCCGGCAATCAGCAGGCTGGCACTGAGGACAGCCGCAATCATCGCCAAAAACACCGGGCGATAAAACCAGCTACGCAGCGTCTCTCGGGTAGCAGCCATCAGGGGATATCCGAAGAATTACCAATGAGTTATAGCTGCTGATTGTGAATTTGCGCTGACCGTCGGGCGGGCGTCATTATTTTGTCTGATTGAGGACCAGCAGCAGCGCCGCCGTTTGCGCGTCCGGCGTGCCGTCGAAGCGTGCAGGGCGATAGTGCATTTGAAACGCCGCGAGGACATGCCGGGTGGCGATGTCCAGTTCGCCGGTCTGCGGCGTGTCGTAGCCCACGCGCGCCAGCTGCGCCTGGAACCAGCTGATATTCGGCAGCTCGCCGCTGCTGAATATTGCTTGCTGACGCGCCACCGCTTGTTCGTTCGGCCACCGGCCAAGGCCTTCGGCGGCGAGACGCTTCCATGGAAACAATGGACCCGGATCGAGTTTGCGCAGCGGCGCGATATCGCTGTGACCGATGATGTGCTGCGGGCTGATACCGTTGCGCTTGCTGATGTCCTTGAGCAGGGCGATCAGCGATTGAATCTGTGCTTCGCTGTACGGATACCAGAGGCGCCCGGTCGGGGTGTCCTTGAAACCGGGGTTGACGATTTCGATGCCGATCGAACTGGAGTTGAGCCACGTACGTCCCTGCCACTGGCTTTCCCCGGCGTGCCAGGCGCGCTGGTTTTCATCCACCAGCTTGTAGACGGTGCCGCCCTTGTCGTCGCCGATCAGGTAATGGCTGCTGACTTCACCGTGGGTCAGCAGCTGCAGGGAGCGTTCCAGCGAGGCCGAAGTGTAGTGAACAACCACGAACTGGATGCGGCTGTCGTAGTTGGACGAAGGATGGTTGGTGTCATAACGCGGGCCGCTGGCGCAACCGGCCAGAACGAGCAACGAAGCAATAAGGGCGAAAAATTTCATGGCAGAAAAGAGCACACGGGAGACGATAATGCAACAGTGTAACGTAATGCCTTGCATGCCGACGGTCAGCGAGCGCAATTAAACAAAATGGAACAATTTGCTCAACCCAGCTCGACTCGATTGCGACCTGCATTTTTTGCCCGATACAGCGCCTGATCGGCTCGCTTGAGCACCAGATCGCTATGTTCGCCGGCTCTGAATGACGCGAGGCCCATGGAAAGGGTGATCGTCACGCGCTCGCCTTTGAAGTGAAACGGGCAGGCTTCGACCGCCGCTCGCAATGCTTCCAGCAATTTTGCGCCGACTGCTGGCGGTGTGGCGGGCAGCAGCAGAACGAATTCCTCACCGCCAAAACGCGCGATGAAGTCAGAGCCGCGCAGGCGTTTGCGCAACACCGTGGCGATGATCTTCAACACTTTGTCACCGGCCAGATGACCATAGCTGTCGTTGATCCGCTTGAAGTGGTCAAGGTCGAGCATCGCCAGGCTCAAGGTGTTGCCGTGCTGCTGCCATTGCTTGATTTCGTGTTCGAGGCGTTCGCTCCAGGCCGCGCGGTTGGGCAGGCCGGTGAGCGGGTCGATCAGGGCTTTCTGCCGTTGCTCTTCCAGGTGTTCGCGAAACCCCAGGGCTTCCTGTTCCATATGCGCCACGCGCTCGGACAAGCCCTTGAGCCGCGCCGCCACTTCCTGTTCGCGGGCATCGCGCTGCTGGCGGTGCTGGTCCATGGTGCCGAGCAAGCCTTCGAGATGGTTTTCCAGCACTTGCTTGAGGTCATTCAGGTCCGCCGCTTCCTGCACGCTGGTCTGCAATCCGTCGACCTGCTCGCGGATCTGCGTGTCCATCGCCCGCGCCGCCGAGCTGTTGTCGGCGTGGCCGTCGCTGGCGGCTTGCAGGTTGCTCTGAAACGCTTCGAGGCGTTCATTGAGTTGTTGCAGATATGCTTCGAACTCGTGCTGGCCGCTGTCGGTGATTGCCAGCATCAGTGTTGCGAGATCGTCGAGGATCGGAATCAGTTCATACCAGTTCAAGCCATGTTTGAGCCGGTCGCGCATGGCTTCGGCTTGCGGACGATGACGCTCGGGCAGGGTCAGGTCGTCGAGCAGGCCGATCAGCGTGTCTTCGATGTGCCGGGCGACGGAACTGTAGGACGGCTCCGGGGAATCCGGCAGGGCGAACAGGATGTCATGCTCGGACTGCTCCGGGTCGATCGCGGCCAAGGCCTGGGCGATTGGCTCGGGCAGCGGCAGGCTGTCGAGCATCAGCGGTGCGGGATCACCGGGATGGATCAGTTCGTCGGGATTGACCGCTGCGCGTGGCTGAGCGGCATCCGTGGCGAACAGCGGCGCGGGTTCGAAGGGCTGCGCTGACGGCTCGGTCGGGTGAGCGGCGACGTCGCTGGCAACCGTGGGCGGCACGAAAGCCAGCACTTCCTGCGGTTCAATCGGGGTCTGCGCTGTCGGCAGGGGCGTTTCGTCGGGCGG comes from the Pseudomonas granadensis genome and includes:
- a CDS encoding ATP-binding protein gives rise to the protein MKLAMKLRTRLFLSISALITVALLGLLLGLVSVMQMAGTQEALVRSNFVTLELGLKLRQTLGDQLIIMLAEKPDPVAFEASKQHYFQLLDEGIAKEQHDKERQYGFSQAKADYLSFLQAFDLSRDPSNTASSSADFRERFNILRNGLITEHKHALDKINGVQNDARDRALLIAGLLGLVGLAVLIIGFVTAHGVARRFGAPIEALAQAADEIGKGKYDVTLPVSSSLELNQLTKRFGQMAEALREHQATNVDELLAGQQRLQAVLDSIDDGLLMIDRQGQLEHLNPVAQRQLGWEDDRLGQGLGTALGRPELDAQLQLVLRGGTLERAPDDLSIEVDGESRLLTYSLTPVSHTQGHILGAVMVLHDVTEQRAFERVRSEFVLRASHELRTPVTGMHMAFGLFRERAKFPEESREADLLDTVNEEMQRLMQLINDLLNFSRYQNGLQKLTLAPCSIEDLLEQAQLRFAEAAEAKGIALKVEVQGPLPRLQADQAQLERVLDNLIDNALRHTARDGQIRLQARRHGERVIISVEDNGEGIAYGQQGRIFEPFVQVGRKKGGAGLGLALCKEIVQLHGGRMGVYSRPGQGTQFYMALAV
- a CDS encoding GGDEF domain-containing protein; amino-acid sequence: MSDDAQRWKEKYLKSIEQQDKLERRWAARLDLLRRGLVRSTLAAEGTDKAVDQCMKEMRDVVRTDDMDAGLAALLPRLEKAVLDSEQRRETRIEQVSTALTSLVTQLQALPLPREVAQPLKKFAKQLDGRVSSAREMPLLLSELSGLQGKALSQLETPAEPGRPGLLQRLFGNRDTPETPAPEAATSAAEVMPAIQAEAAAQLEPEITPPIPTAPMTVAPAAPISEPPDETPLPTAQTPIEPQEVLAFVPPTVASDVAAHPTEPSAQPFEPAPLFATDAAQPRAAVNPDELIHPGDPAPLMLDSLPLPEPIAQALAAIDPEQSEHDILFALPDSPEPSYSSVARHIEDTLIGLLDDLTLPERHRPQAEAMRDRLKHGLNWYELIPILDDLATLMLAITDSGQHEFEAYLQQLNERLEAFQSNLQAASDGHADNSSAARAMDTQIREQVDGLQTSVQEAADLNDLKQVLENHLEGLLGTMDQHRQQRDAREQEVAARLKGLSERVAHMEQEALGFREHLEEQRQKALIDPLTGLPNRAAWSERLEHEIKQWQQHGNTLSLAMLDLDHFKRINDSYGHLAGDKVLKIIATVLRKRLRGSDFIARFGGEEFVLLLPATPPAVGAKLLEALRAAVEACPFHFKGERVTITLSMGLASFRAGEHSDLVLKRADQALYRAKNAGRNRVELG
- a CDS encoding inhibitor of vertebrate lysozyme family protein; this translates as MTVLKTLAAALLLGGSAMAMAANDGQTRVNELLAADEQYRETWESVIKKEERVPEWVINLSGTSEQQMHAVTEDGDKYLVGPLCENQDKCLNHRLIVAFSFDKDDAYAMLVDVPEGLPQDKSPTRHATYRFFGKPDQGMQDLLMETLKKDPKWY
- a CDS encoding DUF1328 domain-containing protein, coding for MLSWAITFLIIAIIAAVLGFGGIAGTATGIAKILFVVFLVMFIASFFFGRRGRG
- a CDS encoding EAL domain-containing protein — translated: MAATRETLRSWFYRPVFLAMIAAVLSASLLIAGGMFVAMRQVEQNESQEMNAQGERFLVRLEQLFGQLRESLDDLEAQPLRSCDDEMIATLQQVTFNYRFVYEAAYMDASRTCSNRPRQEGLSSARAPDITGPTYSYWLNTTTEPDENRAALMLGRGNFRVATSRGHLTDMVDLSPGSSLLVVLDHGTRAIPVLGQAQAWPPTEPWPLKASAALQVTQTRLIYRMPTDNPEYQLVLIAPRTGMHIPVVWWWVIPLCVVLGAFVGFCVFLLVRQRQSLDAELHGAIRRGELQVLYQPIFDLDSRNCVGAEALLRWRRPDGTLTSPDLFIPMAENTGQIRQMTDFVLQRLLEQLGQLLRANPQLYISVNLAACDVMVPRVGQVMARLLTLHRVAARQIAFEVTERGLIDVVVARENLQALRDVGHQVLIDDFGTGYCSLAYLQTLPVDCLKIDKAFIDALGHDAASSGVAPHIIHMAQALDLKVIAEGIELESQAQLLSSEGVKFGQGWLFAHALSAVQFIELITRGRRLVGRRMDDEA
- the algB gene encoding sigma-54-dependent response regulator transcription factor AlgB, encoding MESATEHQGRILLVDDESAILRTFRYCLEDEGYTVATANSAAQAEALLQRQVFDLCFLDLRLGEDNGLDVLAQMRVQAPWMRVVIVTAHSAVDTAVDAIQAGAADYLVKPCSPDQLRLATAKQLEVRRLSARLEALEGEIRKPKDGLDSHSPAMKVVLETARQVASTDANILILGESGTGKGELARAIHGWSKREKKSCVTINCPSLTAELMESELFGHSRGAFTGASESTLGRVNQADGGTLFLDEIGDFPLTLQPKLLRFIQDKEYERVGDPVTRRADVRILAATNLNLEDMVRDGRFREDLLYRLNVITLHLPPLRERAEDILTLADRFLARFVKEYARPARGFSDEAREALLGYRWPGNIRELRNVVERASIICPQERVEISHLGMAEQPANNAPRVGAALSLDELEKAHIGAVLATAGTLDQAAKTLGIDASTLYRKRKQYNL
- a CDS encoding N-acetylmuramoyl-L-alanine amidase, with amino-acid sequence MKFFALIASLLVLAGCASGPRYDTNHPSSNYDSRIQFVVVHYTSASLERSLQLLTHGEVSSHYLIGDDKGGTVYKLVDENQRAWHAGESQWQGRTWLNSSSIGIEIVNPGFKDTPTGRLWYPYSEAQIQSLIALLKDISKRNGISPQHIIGHSDIAPLRKLDPGPLFPWKRLAAEGLGRWPNEQAVARQQAIFSSGELPNISWFQAQLARVGYDTPQTGELDIATRHVLAAFQMHYRPARFDGTPDAQTAALLLVLNQTK